The following are from one region of the Magallana gigas chromosome 6, xbMagGiga1.1, whole genome shotgun sequence genome:
- the LOC117688910 gene encoding 3'(2'),5'-bisphosphate nucleotidase 1 isoform X1 has product MASNPSLVMRILSASVAVSNRASNIIRNVLTKGDLGIVEKGKNDLQTEADRSAQRCIVASLHKQFPNVAIFGEEDEMTQRTLSFVNKPQYGTLSSSVPHWTPPKILELYDKNQNLQLDPQETIPKDFIELNFDEEVLKHTCPEYLKDTKDEDVVIWVDPLDGTAEFTQGFLDHVTVLIGISVKGNAVAGVVHQPWFNFEKPGLPLGRCIWGVIGLGAFGFERETPPPNKVIVTTSRSHSDRMVTEAVEACNPDEVVRVGGAGHKVLLLIEGKVHAYVFASKGCKKWDTCAPEAILHGVGGTLTDFHGIRMNYSADVQRKNTGGVLATVADHGKFLGCIPEHIRDAMDKSSPAPELDFKGVVVCGGADLEKAKQNNGQVSAGKNPSPEENAESKSSSDKVPNDVNTKL; this is encoded by the exons ATGGCTTCCAATCCGTCTCTGGTGATGCGAATTTTGTCTGCTTCTGTAGCAGTTTCAAATCGCGCTAGTAACATTATAAGAAATGTCTTAACTAAAGGAGATCTTGGAATTGTCGAAAAG ggTAAAAATGACCTACAGACAGAGGCCGACCGCTCTGCCCAGAGATGTATTGTGGCTTCTCTACACAAGCAGTTTCCAAATGTGGCCATATTTGGCgaagag GATGAAATGACACAGAGAACTTTAAGCTTTGTAAACAAACCACAATATGGTACTCTCTCCTCCTCTGTCCCCCATTGGACCCCTCCAAAGATTCTGGAGCTATACGACAAAAACCAGAACTTG caactgGATCCTCAAGAGACGATTCCTAAAGATTTTATAGAGTTAAACTTTGATGAGGAAGTCTTGAAGCACACATGCCCCGAATACCTCAAAGACACCAAAGATGAAGAT GTTGTAATTTGGGTAGACCCCTTAGATGGAACCGCTGAATTTACACAAG GCTTCCTGGACCATGTGACAGTGCTGATTGGTATAAGTGTCAAAGGGAATGCCGTGGCCGGAGTCGTACATCAGCCCTGGTTTAACTTCGAGAAGCCTGGATTACCACTGGGGAGGTGCATTTGGGGAGTTATTGGTCTAG GTGCCTTTGGATTTGAGAGGGAGACACCCCCTCCCAACAAGGTGATAGTAACGACCAGCAGATCTCACTCGGACAGGATGGTGACGGAGGCGGTGGAGGCCTGTAACCCCGACGAAGTGGTCAGGGTGGGAGGAGCTGGTCACAAG GTTCTTCTACTAATTGAAGGAAAAgtacatgcatatgtatttGCCAGCAAAGGGTGCAAGAAATGGGACACATGTGCCCCAGAGGCCATTTTACATGGAGTTGGTGGCACGCTGACGGACTTCCATGGCATCAGAATGAATTACAGTGCAGATGTTCAACGCAAAAACACGGGAGGAGTTCTTGCCACAGTTGCAGACCATGGAAAGTTTCTCGGCTGCATTCCGGAACACATCCGCGACGCTATGGATAAGAGCAGCCCGGCTCCTGAATTGGATTTCAAAGGGGTTGTTGTTTGTGGGGGTGCAGATCTTGAGAAGGCTAAGCAAAATAACGGCCAAGTGTCAGCTGGAAAGAATCCTTCTCCTGAAGAGAATGCAGAATCAAAGAGCTCAAGTGACAAAGTACCAAACGATGTCAATACAAAATTGTAG
- the LOC117688910 gene encoding 3'(2'),5'-bisphosphate nucleotidase 1 isoform X2 — protein sequence MASNPSLVMRILSASVAVSNRASNIIRNVLTKGDLGIVEKGKNDLQTEADRSAQRCIVASLHKQFPNVAIFGEEQLDPQETIPKDFIELNFDEEVLKHTCPEYLKDTKDEDVVIWVDPLDGTAEFTQGFLDHVTVLIGISVKGNAVAGVVHQPWFNFEKPGLPLGRCIWGVIGLGAFGFERETPPPNKVIVTTSRSHSDRMVTEAVEACNPDEVVRVGGAGHKVLLLIEGKVHAYVFASKGCKKWDTCAPEAILHGVGGTLTDFHGIRMNYSADVQRKNTGGVLATVADHGKFLGCIPEHIRDAMDKSSPAPELDFKGVVVCGGADLEKAKQNNGQVSAGKNPSPEENAESKSSSDKVPNDVNTKL from the exons ATGGCTTCCAATCCGTCTCTGGTGATGCGAATTTTGTCTGCTTCTGTAGCAGTTTCAAATCGCGCTAGTAACATTATAAGAAATGTCTTAACTAAAGGAGATCTTGGAATTGTCGAAAAG ggTAAAAATGACCTACAGACAGAGGCCGACCGCTCTGCCCAGAGATGTATTGTGGCTTCTCTACACAAGCAGTTTCCAAATGTGGCCATATTTGGCgaagag caactgGATCCTCAAGAGACGATTCCTAAAGATTTTATAGAGTTAAACTTTGATGAGGAAGTCTTGAAGCACACATGCCCCGAATACCTCAAAGACACCAAAGATGAAGAT GTTGTAATTTGGGTAGACCCCTTAGATGGAACCGCTGAATTTACACAAG GCTTCCTGGACCATGTGACAGTGCTGATTGGTATAAGTGTCAAAGGGAATGCCGTGGCCGGAGTCGTACATCAGCCCTGGTTTAACTTCGAGAAGCCTGGATTACCACTGGGGAGGTGCATTTGGGGAGTTATTGGTCTAG GTGCCTTTGGATTTGAGAGGGAGACACCCCCTCCCAACAAGGTGATAGTAACGACCAGCAGATCTCACTCGGACAGGATGGTGACGGAGGCGGTGGAGGCCTGTAACCCCGACGAAGTGGTCAGGGTGGGAGGAGCTGGTCACAAG GTTCTTCTACTAATTGAAGGAAAAgtacatgcatatgtatttGCCAGCAAAGGGTGCAAGAAATGGGACACATGTGCCCCAGAGGCCATTTTACATGGAGTTGGTGGCACGCTGACGGACTTCCATGGCATCAGAATGAATTACAGTGCAGATGTTCAACGCAAAAACACGGGAGGAGTTCTTGCCACAGTTGCAGACCATGGAAAGTTTCTCGGCTGCATTCCGGAACACATCCGCGACGCTATGGATAAGAGCAGCCCGGCTCCTGAATTGGATTTCAAAGGGGTTGTTGTTTGTGGGGGTGCAGATCTTGAGAAGGCTAAGCAAAATAACGGCCAAGTGTCAGCTGGAAAGAATCCTTCTCCTGAAGAGAATGCAGAATCAAAGAGCTCAAGTGACAAAGTACCAAACGATGTCAATACAAAATTGTAG
- the LOC105332420 gene encoding uncharacterized protein, which translates to MTARLQEIQSSYEQRFNCMICLCPRLQMVSGYCQHRICTQCLYNEDSIRKPSLDKCPTCQKEEAFPVIRPAIPEDVIEIQRCLGVRACPHSGCTMECWEWEMEEHLKSCPNRQPSPPKQTPRKRRSLMPRTEDTPKMSRVTRSSTFNLGNSRPEDFQMGRRRMNLRRSTQQQTLNNH; encoded by the exons ATGACTGCACGTCTGCAAGAAATTCAGAGTTCGTATGAACAAAG ATTTAACTGTATGATTTGCCTGTGTCCCAGGCTTCAGATGGTCAGCGGTTACTGTCAGCACAGGATTTGCACACAGTGTCTGTACAATGAAGACAGCATACGCAAACCCAGCCTGGATAAATGTCCTACATGCCAAAAAGAAGAAGCTTTCCCAGTTATAAG GCCAGCAATTCCAGAGGATGTTATAGAGATTCAGAGATGTCTGGGAGTGAGAGCCTGTCCCCATTCTGGATGTACAATGGAGTGTTGGGAATGGGAAATGGAAGAGCATTTAAA ATCATGTCCAAATCGCCAACCATCACCACCAAAGCAAACTCCCAGAAAGAGAAGATCATTGATGCCAAGGACCGAGGACACCCCTAAAATGTCGCGTGTGACTCGAAGTAGTACCTTTAATTTGGGTAACTCAAGACCGGAGGACTTTCAGATGGGGAGACGAAGGATGAACTTGCGCAGAAGTACACAGCAACAGACGCTCAATAATCACTGA